One genomic window of Longimicrobium sp. includes the following:
- a CDS encoding lactate 2-monooxygenase — protein MASEAAIRRQGEVYVGGMAGERPLVPVDARRLEEAARRKMSPEAYAYVAGGAGSESTVRANREAFERRRIVPRMLRDVSEREIGIELFGRALPAPLLVAPIGVLELAHPDADLAVARAAAEAGVPMIFSSQASVSMEECARAMGEAPRWFQLYWSKNDALVESFVHRAETSGCEAIVVTLDTTLLGWRARDLDLGYLPFLRGKGIAQYVSDPVFMASLNDPAPSAAAQKRRVNLHTLRAFAELTRAHPGGFLKNLRSGVPLAAVQRFIATYSRPSLTWDDLPFLRERTKLPVLLKGILHPDDARRALDHGVDGIVVSNHGGRQVDGAIAALDALPSVVDAVAGRVPVLMDSGIRGGADVFKALALGARAVCVGRPYVYALALHGRAGVLELLRNLVADFELTMGLAGCRTVAEIGPECLGTDG, from the coding sequence GTGGCGTCCGAAGCCGCGATCCGCAGGCAGGGCGAGGTCTACGTCGGGGGGATGGCGGGGGAGAGGCCGCTCGTTCCCGTGGACGCGCGGCGGCTGGAGGAGGCGGCGCGGCGGAAGATGTCTCCCGAGGCGTACGCCTACGTGGCCGGCGGCGCGGGGTCGGAGAGCACCGTGCGCGCGAACCGCGAGGCGTTCGAACGCCGCCGCATCGTCCCCCGCATGCTGCGCGACGTCTCCGAGCGGGAGATCGGGATCGAGCTGTTCGGCCGCGCGCTTCCCGCGCCGCTCCTCGTCGCGCCGATCGGCGTGCTGGAGCTGGCGCATCCGGACGCCGACCTGGCCGTCGCCCGCGCCGCCGCGGAGGCCGGCGTGCCGATGATCTTCTCCAGCCAGGCTTCCGTTTCGATGGAGGAGTGCGCGCGGGCGATGGGAGAAGCGCCGCGCTGGTTCCAGCTCTACTGGAGCAAGAACGACGCGCTGGTGGAGAGCTTCGTCCACCGCGCCGAGACGAGCGGGTGCGAGGCGATCGTCGTCACGCTCGACACCACGCTCCTCGGCTGGCGCGCGCGGGACCTGGACCTCGGCTATCTCCCGTTCCTGCGGGGGAAGGGGATCGCCCAGTACGTGAGCGATCCGGTTTTCATGGCCAGCCTGAACGACCCCGCGCCCTCCGCCGCGGCGCAGAAGCGCAGGGTGAACCTGCACACGCTGCGCGCCTTCGCCGAGCTGACGCGCGCGCACCCCGGCGGGTTCCTGAAGAACCTGCGCTCCGGCGTTCCGCTGGCGGCGGTGCAGCGGTTCATCGCCACCTACTCGCGCCCGTCGCTCACCTGGGACGACCTCCCCTTCCTGCGCGAGCGGACGAAGCTTCCCGTGCTGCTGAAGGGAATCCTGCACCCCGACGACGCCCGCCGCGCGCTGGACCACGGCGTGGACGGCATCGTCGTCTCCAACCACGGCGGCCGGCAGGTGGACGGCGCCATCGCCGCCCTCGACGCGCTCCCCTCCGTGGTGGACGCCGTCGCCGGGCGCGTGCCGGTGCTGATGGACAGCGGCATCCGCGGCGGCGCGGACGTGTTCAAGGCGCTGGCGCTGGGCGCGCGCGCCGTGTGCGTCGGCCGTCCGTACGTATACGCGCTGGCGCTGCATGGCCGGGCCGGCGTGCTGGAGCTCCTCCGCAACCTCGTCGCCGACTTCGAGCTGACCATGGGCCTCGCCGGCTGCCGCACCGTCGCGGAGATCGGGCCGGAGTGCCTGGGCACGGACGGCTGA
- a CDS encoding CHAT domain-containing protein, producing the protein MLQLAANRPGDALAYLDRGRASLAPVGRSGREGLGDPLRARPGEVAVEYALVADTLLVWTVEGRRLELSRTTVDTARLVRTLTHLRSLLEGGAAEAEVREPLALLYDWLLRPVEARLGGAETPLVIVAYGDLARVPFAALRDARRGRYLLEDHPVRFAASLREAARPAPRGTGAAAVFVADPAFAPGENPGLERLAGASAEVRAIAAGYPRSRVVTDRAATAGAFRAALRSAGMVHYAGHAVFDDERPERSYLALAPEPGHPGPGRLTAGELAQLDLSGEPLVVLAACRSASAGRASGFSGLAGALLAAGAGGVIGGTWEVDDALTQPLMIELHRAYRSGGSATAALRAAQLRLLGSADPALRSPSAWAGFRYVGR; encoded by the coding sequence ATGCTGCAGCTCGCGGCGAACCGGCCGGGCGACGCGCTGGCCTACCTGGACCGGGGGCGTGCCTCGCTCGCTCCGGTGGGGCGCTCGGGCCGTGAGGGGCTGGGAGATCCGCTCCGCGCGCGGCCCGGGGAGGTGGCGGTGGAGTACGCGCTGGTCGCCGACACCCTGCTGGTATGGACGGTGGAGGGGCGGCGGCTGGAGCTCTCACGGACCACGGTGGACACGGCGCGGCTCGTCCGCACCCTCACCCACCTGCGGTCGCTGCTGGAGGGCGGGGCGGCCGAGGCGGAAGTCCGGGAGCCGCTCGCGCTGCTCTACGACTGGCTCCTCCGCCCGGTCGAGGCACGGCTCGGGGGCGCGGAGACGCCGCTGGTGATCGTGGCGTACGGCGACCTGGCGCGGGTGCCGTTCGCGGCGCTCCGCGACGCACGGCGGGGTCGGTACCTGCTGGAGGACCATCCGGTGCGCTTCGCCGCCAGCCTGCGCGAGGCGGCGCGGCCGGCGCCGCGGGGCACAGGGGCGGCGGCGGTGTTCGTCGCGGACCCGGCGTTCGCGCCGGGCGAGAACCCGGGGCTGGAGCGGCTGGCGGGCGCTTCTGCGGAGGTCCGCGCGATCGCCGCCGGGTACCCGCGCTCCCGGGTGGTGACGGACCGCGCGGCCACGGCGGGGGCATTCAGGGCGGCGCTCCGCTCGGCGGGGATGGTGCACTACGCGGGGCACGCGGTGTTCGACGACGAGCGGCCGGAGCGCTCGTACCTGGCGCTCGCTCCGGAGCCGGGGCATCCCGGCCCGGGCCGCCTCACCGCCGGGGAGCTGGCGCAGCTCGACCTTTCCGGCGAGCCGCTGGTGGTGCTGGCGGCGTGCCGCAGCGCCAGCGCGGGGCGCGCGAGCGGGTTCAGCGGGCTGGCGGGCGCGCTGCTGGCCGCGGGCGCGGGCGGCGTGATCGGAGGAACGTGGGAGGTGGACGATGCGCTGACGCAACCGCTGATGATCGAGCTCCACCGCGCGTACCGCTCCGGCGGCTCGGCCACCGCGGCCCTGCGCGCGGCCCAGCTCCGCCTGCTGGGCTCGGCGGACCCGGCGCTCCGCTCGCCGTCCGCCTGGGCGGGGTTCCGCTACGTGGGAAGATGA